From Rutidosis leptorrhynchoides isolate AG116_Rl617_1_P2 chromosome 3, CSIRO_AGI_Rlap_v1, whole genome shotgun sequence, a single genomic window includes:
- the LOC139899714 gene encoding protein ALP1-like, with the protein MAEKMGYVTLNNFCKCIIDLYGREYLRKPNATDIARLYSAHEEKHGFKGMLGSIDCMHWTWKNCPVAWKGQYTRGDHGHPTIMLEAVASYDMWICHAFFGMAGSNNDINVLNHSPLFDSLRKDRAAPSPFEVNGNHYSFGYYLADGIYPDWTTLIKGYTTPIEEPRKKFTKFQASARKDVERTFGVLQGRFAILKIPARVMSVNKMRRIMYSCIVMHNMIQEDNGFALSTWEQEWLDKPENQPRRNIRRRVKDRRSREKEIRDRDVHDQLREDLTAHIWNLPPNFRLMHN; encoded by the coding sequence ATGGCGGAAAAAATGGGTTATGTTACTTTAAATAATTTTTGCAAGTGTATAATTGACTTATATGGGCGGGAATATTTGAGGAAGCCTAATGCAACTGACATTGCTCGGTTGTATTCGGCGCACGAGGAGAAGCATGGTTTCAAGGGAATGTTGGGTAGTATTGACTGTATGCATTGGACATGGAAAAATTGTCCCGTTGCATGGAAAGGTCAATATACGAGAGGTGATCACGGTCACCCGACGATCATGCTTGAAGCGGTTGCTTCATACGATATGTGGATATGTCATGCGTTTTTTGGGATGGCGGGTTCAAACAATGACATTAATGTATTAAATCATTCTCCGTTGTTTGATTCCCTTCGTAAGGATAGAGCCGCACCTTCACCGTTTGAAGTAAACGGAAACCATTATTCCTTTGGTTACTACTTGGCGGACGGGATATATCCCGATTGGACAACACTAATAAAGGGGTATACGACTCCTATTGAAGAGCCTAGAAAAAAATTTACTAAATTTCAAGCGAGTGCTAGAAAGGATGTTGAGCGTACATTTGGTGTTTTACAAGGTCGGTTTGCGATTTTAAAAATACCGGCACGAGTTATGAGTGTTAATAAGATGAGAAGGATAATGTATAGTTGTATTGTTATGCACAACATGATACAAGAAGATAACGGGTTTGCGTTAAGTACTTGGGAACAAGAATGGTTAGATAAACCCGAAAACCAGCCTCGTCGCAATATTCGGAGAAGGGTCAAAGATCGTCGATCACGAGAGAAAGAGATTCGCGATCGAGACGTGCACGATCAACTTCGTGAAGATTTAACGGCTCATATTTGGAACCTCCCGCCAAACTTTCGCTTGATGCATAACTAG